The window caccttagagcatgcatccatcatttcttgtaatccagcagattttggcaaagcctgtaaaatacgcttacaaatcgggttagcattttccatagctaaagacataagcacagactctttagcattagatgccaaatcaatattttttccaatagcatctgttaatctatcaataaattgcatgtaaggctcagtagctccctgttttaccgatgtataagagggattaggttttcctgcctctggcacagcttttaaggcagctaatgccaattgctgtgcttgccgtaaaacctcaaccctcatatGAGCCTGTACTGTatcaggatgaaattggcccctccctagtaacatgtcagatgtgacaccatgtaaagggtcagtgggattgagaactaagttgtcatcagcagctctttcagctaactcttcaaacccactcttaaagtgtaagacctgggagggggttaataaaattgcagctattcgataacaatcactaggagttaacagcatactagaaaataaggcagttagcatctgttgagtatatgaggaagacaacccatattgagcaattgctccttttagttctttcatagccttccaatccataggagtccagagaggttgcccttgggcattcatagtaactggaaatgcagaggggACATTAATCGGTAAAACAGTGCCATCTATAATTGCATCTTGAATAAGACCAcgccatctcagggcactgggagcagcttccTGAGAGAGTGCCGGAGTTGGTGGTAGCGGCACCTCACAGgggttaacttctgtggattgcttgagagcttgctccttatctttagaccccagctcctccagacggtctcgtaaatcttgtagcttttgatctaacagctttGACCAGCGGTGCCATTCCTGGCTAATTTGCGGCTCCAACGGGAGCGctgcaagtgctggtgtcaaaggcgaaggggggtgttgtaaagtgggagttttattatcCTCCTCAAAAGGTTCTCTCTCCCCGTCCGTAGGGGGTGGGGGATGGGGGTAGGGGGCCGGGGGAGAGGTATTttctgcctctggggcagtagcatcACGAAAAGGATTAGCCATAGGTGGTCGTGGTCGcgcaccctccctctcccaagccccctcATCGCGTATTGCGGggtaggaggggggcactgggtcctCAAACATCCGTACTTTCTGACGCACGGGCTTTCGAGCTGGAGCCGCCTCGCCCGAAACCAACACTCCGGCTGCTACTGGCGCGCCAGCAGCAGCCGGCTGTTGCTCAGGCGAGTCCGAAAACATCGGAAAGGCAGACATGAAtatttccttctcagctttcatagtagttaatgtgtcttttaatagtcgccacagtgtggcaaggggctttgcctcctttgacccttggGAAATATCATCCCATAAACACAGCCcaactttctcccaagtctcaatcttaaaagcttcaccaagttccacaattagctttttctctttacaccagagtaaaagccttttcagagtttcattatcatactttatccctctctcggagaggatatgttggaagagcttaagcattacttcatcctctttacttaactggtttcccatccttaagctcccttccaactgtccggctgcttaccttatttgcactgcgcagtgtcttccgggctcacaaggctccgatccgaggattccctcctccgaggcttctgcctcccgatcttggtccagccagatcgattccagccgatttcttcacggcccagcgattcacaccctcttccttttcaatgtgaacttatagagggtccctgttcgggcgccatttgccgcggaaaggactcagtcagagaccaatatgatcagacaagaagccatttattgcaaagcattaaccccttatatactattgcttacacacacctacagcaatctGGCATAtaatgattggatacttgtcttgaagacccttagtgactaacatataattggttaagcacaggtgtgagaacttgacctcgaacgcttgccaacagtccacagttctcataactcagtgaattacagcttcttcttatcttgcttgtttcggcttcctcaggcctcccatggccttgctgtatccctcggagttattcagagctcatgtaccaaatattcattttcctgtgagaacactgtctccacaaaaTACTTACAAAATTACCTACTTCTTAACTTCAGAATAGAAAATTAGGGAAATTTCCATCTgcataaatattaaatgttatTCATGTTCATATCACTGCTTATTAACATAGAGCTACTCTTAGATTCGATAAGTCTTTCACTGCATTAACAGTCTAGCACCATCAGTTCAGGTATTATATCCTGCTGCAATCTGCAAGGGGTGTTAAAATGTGttatataatattttaatgactACTTGACTTTGTTTGGTGTAATAAAACAGCTCTGTTGTGCTTTTATGTATGTTCTTTCTTCTGAGTTCTCTGAAGGCATAGTAAAGaagggtggttttgttttcataccaGGAGCTGTAGGGTAAAACTTCATCCAGTTATAACATACCTTTTGATGGGACAGGGGCAGAAGCAGGGCAGGATGTAAACAAGATTGTATGAATTGGTATTTGTAGCTGAGAAACTAAAAGGTTCAACTGAAAGGTTCAAATGTACAAAATGTGGTGATGCTATCTAATAAGGGGCCTGAAGCAAGACTGGATGTGCACAGAACCATCTATTTTGAGTGGAAAAGGAATAACTTTGTACCAAATGAAGTGTTTATATAGGTAAAAGTTCCATTGGCTGCAAAGGAATTAATTTGGACATAAGGTCTGATTTTGAAGTAATTATTTCAAGTTGTGCCTATTGTTTTGAAGCTACATTTAATTACAAACTCAGTTTGGAGAATTCAAAACTCTAAATAATGATTTCCAGAACAAACCTGATCAACATCTGCATGATACAAAGTGGAAGTACAACTTGTGGGCTGGACTTTCAAATATGAGATGGGTAGAAAGGCTTTCCATAGGCAAATTAAGTAAAAACCTCCTAGGAACAAGTACTAAATATCCTACCCATACACTGGAAATCTATCACGACAAGAAGTTGATATTGAGACCATGCTGAATTTAATGTGAATTAGACAGAGCATtgtgaaaaaacaaagaaagaaactgtaCATCATGAaggactttttttgttttagcttgaggaatttttttgttttggtttgtttgggttttttcttttggtttgtttgcctgggtttttcttttgttttgggtttggtttttttggggaggggtgtgttttgtttttttttttttcctcaataaaaccttgttttaAAGCTGGCATCCCCACTTTCATTGTCAATTCTTGTGTTCAACAATTAATTTGTGGAAAATCCATTCAAATCTTAGTTTAAATTCTTTTAGGCCAACTTTGTCATAACTGCAAAATACAGTGGCAGTACTAACGTACTCAAGAAAACACTTTCATAAGCAGACACCCCATTATTGCAATAATGTTGCATTTTGAAATGCCTTCTCACACAAATTATTGGATTCATGACACTGGGAGGAATCCTTGAGCTTGTCTAAATGCACTTACCTTATCAACACTTCCTCCCTCAGTCCTCTTTTAAGCTGTGGCACTACCACCCTTCATGtctgccgcggccaggtggaggggagaaaacaccgatacgatgtaggttcacaaaatgctccgtttattgattacaaggctgctcttaatatactgtcttacacgcgatcacgcattacttgattggctgcttcgctttgcccacgagggatacacgctcccctttacctctcctgattggtttcacacctttgcttcagcttagcgttacatcatgcttctgcaattactggcatcctgttattgcattactgttttgctgatcttgacacttcttcctcttttaacctggggtcagaagttcactttctcacagcttgctgtaggcctgttcaagagcccatgctcgacccccaacacatGTCCTTACTTTAAAGCTGGTTTATTTAGAGCCCAGCAAAGCCCGCACCATGTTAGTTAGTAACCCAGTACCTTCGACATACGGATCTGTTCCTGAGGTGGGAATGCCAGCTTCAAATGACCATAGAGACACTAGGACGTCACAAGAAAATCCAAGTCTGTTTGCTGATAAGACTAATTCAGCACCCGAGAAACTCTTGCTCATAATGTGAGACCAGTCATACTTCTGGTTGTCTGAAAAGTGAccacaatttatttatttatttattttggcttAAGAGTCATGAAATTATTACACaaagcaagctcactgccctggacttcaacagagtagactttgggctcttcaggaacctgcttagtaaagttccatgggatatagccctagagggcagggaggcccaagactcttggttaatattcaaggatcaccttctacaagctcaggagtgttgcatcccaactagaaggaagtgcagcaggagagccagcagacctccttggatggataaggagctgctgaagaaacttggaaggaaaaaagaggcttataaaaggtggaagcaaggacaggctgccttggaagaatacagggatgttgtcagggaagctagggaccaggttaggaaagctaaggcccagttagagttaaacttggctagggatcATAAAGATAACAAAATGttaaagaagaaaggaatttataggtatgtagtggctaaaaaacaggctagagacaatgtaggccccctccggaagctatgGGGAGAGCTGGccacacaggatttggagaaggctgaggctttgaatgacttctttgcctcggtcttaATTGccaaaggctctgaccgcatgacccaagtcttggaaggcagacgcagggactgtgggaatgaagaccttggggTCACTGTACaggaggatctggttcgagaccatcttaaaaacctgagagtacacaagtccatgggacatgatgaaatccatccatggatcctgaaggagctggcaaatgaagttgctaagacactgtccatcatattgaaaaatcatggcagtcagatggagttaacaactggaaaaagggaaatataacccccattttcaagacgGTGAAAATgcatgacccagggaattacagatcaCTCAGTCTCACcactgtgcctggcaaaatcttggagcagattcttctggaaggcatgctaaggcacatgagaaacaacaaggtggttggtgacagtcagcatggcttcactaaggggaaatcctgcctgaccaatttggtggccttctatgatggggctacggaactgatggacaggggccACAATTTCTATAACAGAAGCTTGAGGATAGCTCCCAGGAAAAGGCAAAGGCATTCTGGTGATGTAAACACCAATGACATTTGAGTTTTATGTCCAAGAGGGAGATGACAGTAGGATACTACTGACAATACTGGGCTACTTGGCCGCTGCAGCCCATTGGCAGTGGAATGGTGGTGTGGGGTGGAGGTGCAGAGAACTCCTTCAACATCCTGGACCTGGTGAAGTACACCAAGAACCAGCCTTGGTGGCGCAAGGTCTTCACCCCCAGCTTGGCGTTGAGCGCTGACAAGTACAACAtggccacagagctgctgatTTTAGGGGTCACAGGATGGGGTACTGGATTTGTCTTCCAAAAAGTTGGAACGCTGGCAGCGACAGCGGTGGGAGGTGGCATTTTCCTACTTCAGATTGCAAATCACACAGGATACATCAAAGTGGACTGGGAGTTGAACAAAgccaagcagcagctgaaatgtcACAGCAATGGTAATAAAATGTCTCCAGAAGTGAAAAGCAGAGTGGATGAGGTGGTCATATTTCTGACAAAGAATGTTATTGTGACTGGAGGGTTTGCTGAAAGATTCTGGCTCAGAATGGCATCCTAGAAACTGCATTTGCATCTCCATGCTCAGCATTCCCTGCCTCCTCTACTGTTATTTCATCTCACTTAGAAGTCAAAGGATATTGCAAACATGCTCAGTCTGTCCTGCTAAAAAAATTTTTGAATTGCTCAGATGAGTGGCTCGAGAGAGGATGCCTTCAacacaggagcagggagagatcagcgtccaggagcctcaactcagatCGGTGAGAGCCACCAAGGGAGCCTCAAGTCATGGACACAGGACCTGCCCGGGGGGCTGCATCTCAGCTGGCACCAGCAGCTGACTACCAAGGGGCACAGACAGCCAGGAGAAGCGGTAGCAGCcctgagtggttaaaaacctgcctcAGGGGGTGCGAGCTACCAGAAGCGGGCAAACAGGGCGGGTCAAGGCAGTTTGTGAGGGCAGGGGAGCACTCGTCTTATGATcagggcccggtctgggagctctgccctgggtgCCCCAgcggtggccagcgtaggcacccagacagagctgatgagaggggaggctgcagtgcagagctcagagtgtagagagtacctgcactggtcttgtgagggaaaggtgcacaatgggcagggctgcactcggtgtTCTCTGGTGGAGGGCTTCCttcagcaggggctgagctggggggATGCTGttaataggctgcaagatgtcagggaagctgagaggaagcaggactgcttgctccaggcccaaaaTGTGTAGGGGCCTCAAGTATCCattgtagctcatggaggaaagaagaaggcTGTTAagccaggaagctgggaaatagtaacaaagaaaaacaacaaaaaagaggaagagaacaattaaaagcaaggggcttcctcctaaatctgatgtccccacccagaaaagctttgcagttctgcagggggctgatgaggaaacacCTCGCACCAGAAACAACCGGCTGATGCGCTGGTAAAGATTACTACTGGTgttgccaggaaaaagcggtgggTCATAGTAGTGGGAGACTCTGctttgaaaggaacagaggcacccatctgtcagcCTAACCCAGTCTGAAGTGAGGTGTGTTTCCTACAAGGGGCAAGGATCCTGGGCCGCATCAAAAgtagcgtgaccagcaggtcaaaggaggtgatcctgcccctctactctgctctcgtgagacctccCTTcaagtattgtgtgcagttctggtgtcctcaacatcaaaaggacatggaactggccccagagaagggccacgaggattatcaggggactggagcacttcccatatgaagagaggctgagaaagttgggtttgttcagcctggagaagagaaggctgcatggagacctcccCGTTCTGGGGAAgaactgttcattagggactgtagtgataggacaaggggtaacaggttcaaacttaaacaggggaagtttagcttttatgtaaggaagaagttctttactgtaacaacggtgaggcactggaatgggttgcccaaggaagttttGTATGTTgcatccctggtagtgttcaaggccaggttggacagagccttggttgacatggttgattgcaaggtgtccctgtccatggcaggggggttggaactaggtgaccttaaggtcttttccaaccctatcctatgattctataattctctATCTGTTTGACTGTAATTAACTGCATTAACAAAATGAAGCTTCACTGCTTCTATTATCAAACCTCCTAAGCCACATCCATATATTCATTTTTAATTGCATGAATTTTTATATTGTTGGTATTCACCACTGTGGATTGTCCTGATTGCTGAGTTCATTCACTGCTATAACAAGCATTATTACTTGTAAACAAACTGATAgctttttatgatttttttcttttaaaaacgAAGGATATACTGATAATTCTTAGCCTCAGATAAAAATTTACTCGATATAAAGAAAGATATGTATTTACAAAATTTCATAATATTCctttataaaatattacagaatatTGGTAAAATGCTATAAAACAATgccctaaaaataaataattttgtacTACCTTGATGCTCTGCCAGTCTTTCTCCTTTTATAAATTCAttgtttgcatattttttaatgtatacaAAATAATTCTGATTGTTCAATCTTTTAATTGATTATTTAGGCTTTTATTGTCTCATTTCAGTTACTGAATTATTTCATAATCTCTTAAAGATGTcatgatttaatttttatactCTTACACAAAATATACCATCACTAACCATGGGCAATAGAATTTTGTCAGGTAATAAAAGTGTGTTATATAGCTATTCGCTAGAAATAATTCCATTGATTACCTAGAGAGACCACAGTCAAAACCAGAGATATTTTCCTCCAAGAGCTTGATACTTAACTTTTCTGGTTTgttccatgtattttttaactgctagtaatagtaaaaaaatcactttaaaatgCCTCAGCTGTTTTCTAAAATGAGTTGAGTGCAGACAGAATTCAAAATTCCCAGTACACATGTTAAATGAACCCATTAGTTTAGTATTAGTCCAAACATTCATCTTGCTaactccttttttatttgtggGTTCTGGTGATGTGGTTGTTTCAGGCTTTGGATAAATTTCAATATAAACAGGATTAAAGATATTTACAaatgaatgcaaagaaaaaaaaaaagaagaaataatcaaTCATATGTCATTGTAAGAGAATCAAAAAAGGAGCTTACATTGAGACCGCTGTGGCACCTAAATCTTCAGTCCAAGTAATCTTTGTTTCTTGCATGGGGAGGACAAGGACAACCATGATGGTAATGTGGTGAACCTGATCCACATAATGCTCACATCAGCTGACAGCAATTCCATTGGATATTGTAGATGGTGTTGTTTTCAGGTAGTCCTATGGCAAGAAATGGGGAGAGAGAGGTAAGCTCTCTCTGGAGCTCAAAAACTGTCTTTTTTATCATACAACAGGTTTTTTTATAACCACAGAGGGCAGTAGCCAGAGCTACAGAGGTACAGAAAATATGTGAGCGGGAAGTCGAATGGTAAGGAGAGGAGTTTCAGTACAGGTGGAATCTGCCAAGAGTTCTAGTAATTACATTTTTAGCTCCACTGCAGGGAAAATTAGAGTTTATGTTCAAAAATTTTGGTTTTGTCGATTTATTAAAAGCAGTGGGGAAGtcagaataaaataagaatCAAGAACATGGAAGTTGCAGCCTTTGGGTCCAACCTACTGTCCTCTTTCTCCAAATGTCAGCTTCTTGCAGTGTATGTCAAGGCTTGGAAGTAATTTCTATTTGCAATTCTGCTGAGATTTTATCCTGGAGAAGAACGGCTGAACAGCTCagaaaagacaacaaaaccTTGGCACACAGCTCGGTAATTGTGTCCTATCTGAATCACTGAAGGTTTGATAAGAGCACACTGAGCACACAGGGTGGCTTTGTGCCAGGCTATAAATATGCTTTGGAATAATTTAAACCATTCAGAATCCATTGCTAAGTTTTACAAGGATGGATAGCAGAACAGCTCGTATTATAACATTATGTTTTCCTTGTCATAAAGTGCATAGGACAGAATATTCATATTCTTACCTCTCAAAAGAGTTACAACAGTACACTCCAGAAGTGGGTAAAATTACATTTCCCACATATGTCACTACCTAACCTAGAATGCTTATGACTGATCACTGCCACCTTTCCTCTGacactaattaaaaaaaatgatgaGAGGAAAGTTCAGAGAAAGGAATATGAATTTCAAGTAAAGATACTAATTTCAGGTAGAGATGCTGTTAGGGAGAAAAGTGGAAGAATTCTTGGATCCATTAAGTAACTGACATGTTAATAACCAAAATTCTGAAGATAATTTCCAGATAAAGTTCTACCAGCAGTCACTTTGAACAATTTctataccaaaaaaaaaagtggagtGTCAGCAGCTAGGAAGAATATAAGTTATAGTGTCAATCACTGGAAAGGATGAAACAGCTGAGGAATGTCATTTACATGGATTATATTCAACATAGAATATTGAAATAAGTAAATGCTTTTATGTGtcactgttaaaataaaaatgaaattcccTATGCAAATGTACAAAAGTACTAAGCATACTCTCAAAAAAGTcagattgtttttaaaacaatggTAGAAATATTCTTGGTTTTGTGACATAATGTTGATGTTAACcactaaaaaagaaagtttttagTTTATACTGATTTCACACGCtacctccttttttttatttacattttaaactgcTGCATCCCATTCTGATATTCACTGCCCAAGCCCTTTTCATCCTTATCTCCTTAGCCTGTTCCCACCATACTATAACTCACAAACACTTTCAAAACCTCCTTGTCAACATTCAAAGTCCTTTCTCCTTGAGACACTTTGCCAGAGGACACTCTTGGGCTGtcataatatttattaataagcCACcgctctctctttctttcctctacAAGACATGGACTGTGTCAAGGACTTCCAAGAAGGTTCTAGGTCCATGGCATGCCCAAGTGAGCTAGGAAAGGTTGCCCATAGCTCTAATCTCCAGTgagacacttttttttcctaataatacaaatttattttttttttttcacacctaTATAAAAG of the Melopsittacus undulatus isolate bMelUnd1 chromosome 1, bMelUnd1.mat.Z, whole genome shotgun sequence genome contains:
- the LOC101881870 gene encoding FUN14 domain-containing protein 2-like, whose product is MVVWGGGAENSFNILDLVKYTKNQPWWRKVFTPSLALSADKYNMATELLILGVTGWGTGFVFQKVGTLAATAVGGGIFLLQIANHTGYIKVDWELNKAKQQLKCHSNGNKMSPEVKSRVDEVVIFLTKNVIVTGGFAERFWLRMAS